One genomic segment of Drosophila melanogaster chromosome 3R includes these proteins:
- the CG10694 gene encoding uncharacterized protein, with protein MKLSIRMLDQRTITLEMNESQEVRALKQKLGNLPEVAMPAENLQLIYSGRIMEDAMPLSEYRIAEDKIIVLMGKKKVDKSSPEEKVAPTPPLAAGPNVLRTEDVVPSLAPNDQWVSDLMSMGYGEEEVRSALRASFNHPERAIEYLINGIPQEVVSEQGLAAIPSVQTSDQLQQLMADLNITRMREMINQNPELIHRLMNRLAETDPATFEVFQRNQEELMNMISGGASRTPNEIEHLQITLTAEETAAVGRLEALGFERVMAVQAYLACDKDEQLAAEVLIRQSEEDRD; from the coding sequence atgAAGCTGTCTATACGCATGCTGGACCAACGCACCATCACTTTGGAGATGAACGAATCGCAGGAGGTGAGGGCTCTGAAGCAGAAATTGGGCAATTTACCCGAAGTCGCCATGCCCGCGGAGAACCTTCAGCTGATATACAGTGGCCGCATTATGGAGGATGCCATGCCCCTCAGTGAATATCGTATAGCCGAGGACAAGATCATTGTGTTGATGGGTAAGAAGAAGGTTGATAAGAGCTCGCCAGAGGAGAAGGTTGCCCCGACACCACCGTTGGCCGCTGGCCCAAATGTTTTGCGCACAGAGGATGTGGTGCCTTCACTAGCTCCCAATGATCAGTGGGTGAGCGATCTCATGTCAATGGGATATGGCGAAGAGGAGGTACGCTCAGCCCTCCGGGCGAGCTTTAATCATCCGGAAAGGGCTATAGAGTATTTGATTAATGGGATTCCTCAGGAGGTTGTTTCAGAGCAGGGATTAGCTGCAATCCCGAGCGTACAGACAAGTGATCAATTGCAGCAATTAATGGCAGATCTTAACATTACACGGATGCGTGAGATGATTAATCAGAATCCAGAACTAATACACAGACTAATGAACAGACTGGCTGAAACCGATCCGGCTACCTTCGAAGTCTTTCAGCGTAACCAGGAGGAGTTAATGAACATGATTTCAGGCGGCGCAAGTCGCACCCCGAACGAGATTGAACATTTACAGATTACTTTAACCGCCGAAGAAACCGCCGCCGTAGGGCGTTTGGAGGCACTGGGTTTCGAACGTGTGATGGCCGTTCAGGCCTATCTGGCCTGCGACAAGGACGAGCAGCTGGCCGCAGAGGTACTAATACGCCAGTCAGAAGAGGATCGAGACTAA
- the CG18428 gene encoding uncharacterized protein, isoform A, with translation MGKSEKKSKKKHKEKRREHKEKHKSKKSKKHNRKKEESPPIASPTPIQPERVNQEEEDDFAIPIALMNSKSHAPETPEEYQRRQSQIRKEVDPVTGRVRLIKGDSEVLEEIVTKERHLEINKKATRGDGEFYEARSLDAAKRRK, from the exons ATGGGAAAAAGTgagaaaaaatcaaagaaaaagcATAAGGAGAAGCGCAGGGAACACAAGGAAAAGCACAAGTCAAAGAAATCCAAGAAACACAACCGAAAAAAGGAAGAATCTCCGCCGATAGCTTCACCAACACCAATACAGCCTGAAAGGGTCAaccaggaggaggaggatgactTTGCCATACCAATAG CACTGATGAATAGCAAATCACATGCCCCGGAAACTCCAGAGGAATACCAGCGCCGTCAGAGCCAGATCCGCAAAGAGGTGGACCCGGTGACGGGTCGCGTCCGGCTCATCAAAGGCGACAGTGAGGTGCTGGAAGAGATTGTGACCAAAGAGCGCCACCTGGAGATCAACAAGAAGGCCACCCGCGGTGATGGAGAGTTCTACGAAGCCAGATCTCTGGACGCCGCCAAGCGTCGCAAATAG
- the CG18428 gene encoding uncharacterized protein, isoform C — protein sequence MNSKSHAPETPEEYQRRQSQIRKEVDPVTGRVRLIKGDSEVLEEIVTKERHLEINKKATRGDGEFYEARSLDAAKRRK from the coding sequence ATGAATAGCAAATCACATGCCCCGGAAACTCCAGAGGAATACCAGCGCCGTCAGAGCCAGATCCGCAAAGAGGTGGACCCGGTGACGGGTCGCGTCCGGCTCATCAAAGGCGACAGTGAGGTGCTGGAAGAGATTGTGACCAAAGAGCGCCACCTGGAGATCAACAAGAAGGCCACCCGCGGTGATGGAGAGTTCTACGAAGCCAGATCTCTGGACGCCGCCAAGCGTCGCAAATAG
- the CG13605 gene encoding uncharacterized protein codes for MNNSPKDPYRGGGGGSGPQDGAGSTGVSINIESDDNDSTTAEHDYLLPASSSSVTSGGGVGGGGVVSGGSTSTSVNLDHQHVPTARSSSLSGGNVRHGNILSTFLARQRSYTPASNSSSPVRVTTQMNRRLQQSRSMGANTGGSLEEPSSAGAAGGPGASPGTAAGVRQMGFWRVNLNDVFSLSTASSTEALRSFISHSNFRYPPATTAAPAAPGPQPAANPVDNSHILLGQQQPSMPEPVSPLRYGRVSAVSGASSAGAMGRSISLREGEMRHNHSLNGGRHNASAIGLNSNPAAFDEREANESQDLDESDGNVENGGGGGNPPEPAENNPEDEHLISDDMVVQILSHFVRYLPLIFILFFKFLHDHLLGIVDLLVLQTVMYNVNRSVRNQVARLAQKNYAVMVRDTFLVAVVVTVRLFLATSPPDPFGLIVPPSRKSVFIEVTALPFHTSSEGDSPTTSSEPIKTNMYKDTYKSLNVIPLGMLLYYIAVSDLIIKLLTMLVKLIITMLPHHLMRLKVRARLYVLVEYISQFYRAMTPITQWLLFLYESYSGLEVVSGGLFSAMYLGAKIFELVERGKSLKKAIVTFRKNIDSERPPTKDELDAAGALCPICHDAFNTPTVLECGHIFCDECVQTWFKREQTCPMCRAKVSDDPAWQDGSTTFFHQLY; via the exons ATGAACAACAGCCCCAAGGATCCCTAtcgtggaggaggaggaggttcTGGACCCCAGGATGGCGCTGGATCGACCGGTGTGTCTATCAACATCGAGAGCGACGACAATGACTCGACGACGGCGGAACACGACTACCTGCTGCCTGCCTCCTCATCTTCGGTGACCTCTGGTGGTGGCGTCGGAGGTGGAGGCGTCGTCTCTGGAGGATCGACCAGCACCAGCGTAAACCTGGACCACCAACACGTTCCCACGGCGCGGAGCAGCAGCCTTAGTGGTGGTAATGTCCGTCATGGTAACATTCTATCCACATTTTTGGCCCGTCAGCGCTCGTACACGCcagccagcaacagcagttcCCCGGTGCGGGTGACCACACAGATGAACCGTCGTCTTCAGCAGTCCCGTAGTATGGGCGCCAACACCGGTGGCAGTCTCGAGGAGCCGTCCAGCGCCGGAGCAGCAGGTGGACCAGGAGCATCGCCAGGAACTGCGGCAGGTGTTCGACAAATGGGCTTTTGGCGTGTCAACCTCAACGATGTCTTTTCGCTTTCAACTGCCTCGTCGACAGAGGCGCTCCGATCCTTCATCTCACATTCCAATTTTAGATATCCACCTGCAACCACTGCAGCCCCCGCGGCACCAGGACCTCAGCCAGCCGCCAATCCCGTAGACAACTCGCACATACTGCTCGGCCAGCAGCAACCATCAATGCCTGAGCCAGTCAGCCCTCTGCGATACGGGCGCGTTTCGGCCGTATCTGGAGCCAGTTCAGCTGGAGCTATGGGTAGAAGTATCTCGCTGCGTGAGGGTGAGATGCGACACAATCACAGCCTTAACGGAGGACGGCACAATGCCAGTGCCATAGGACTAAACAGCAATCCGGCGGCCTTCGACGAACGCGAAGCAAATGAGAGCCAAGACCTTGACGAAAGCGATGGCAACGTGGAGAACGGAGGTGGAGGTGGCAATCCACCAGAGCCAGCAGAGAATAATCCAGAGGATGAACATCTCATCTCGGATGACATGGTGGTCCAGATTCTCAGCCATTTTGTGCGATATCTGCCGCTTATCTTTATACTGTTTTTCAAGTTTTTACACGACCACCTGCTGGGCATTGTGGATCTTCTGGTGCTGCAGACTGTGATGTATAATGTTAACCGATCAGTACGCAATCAGGTAGCCCGTCTAGCTCAGAAGAACTACGCCGTGATGGTGCGGGATACTTTCCTCGTTGCCGTGGTGGTTACAGTGCGTCTATTTTTGGCCACTTCGCCGCCAGATCCGTTTGGACTGATTGTGCCGCCTTCCAGAAAATCCGTTTTCATAGAGGTCACAGCGCTGCCTTTTCACACTAGCTCGGAAGGCGACAGCCCCACAACATCGTCCGAACCCATCAAGACCAACATGTACAAAGATACGTACAAATCTCTAAATGTGATCCCACTGGGCATGTTGCTGTACTACATTGCTGTGAGCGATCTCATTATCAAACTGCTGACAATGCTGGTCAAACTTATTATTACCATGCTGCCGCACCACTTGATGAGACTTAAAGTGCGG GCTAGGCTTTATGTGTTGGTGGAGTACATTTCGCAGTTCTACCGGGCAATGACACCCATTACCCAGTGGCTCCTATTTCTATACGAGTCCTACTCCGGCCTGGAGGTGGTTTCCGGAGGACTCTTTTCCGCAATGTACCTGGGTGCCAAGATATTTGAGCTGGTGGAGCGCGGCAAGTCGCTAAAGAAAGCCATTGTGACCTTCAGAAAAAATATT GACTCTGAGCGGCCGCCGACCAAAGACGAGCTGGATGCTGCGGGTGCCCTGTGTCCAATCTGCCATGACGCCTTCAACACACCCACTGTGTTGGAGTGCGGCCACATTTTCTGTGATGAGTGCGTCCAGACCTGGTTCAAGCGCGAACAGACCTGTCCGATGTGCAGGGCGAAGGTTAGCGATGATCCCGCCTGGCAGGACGGCAGCACTACCTTCTTCCATCAGTTGTACTAG
- the CG13607 gene encoding uncharacterized protein, isoform A encodes MSQTLDDLLLRQEHARQLRQATRSKFRRINSLDLIPEHPSQSEEEEDKESQTAHKHFVTLRRQRTADGNLLRHQFQTQSPPQPNLGTRVLLFGPQLLMRLVLTILRYVLYIPLSIAAPSFWLSALLWIFWKLLRVPIALVKWLLSGEEELGAVQRQKTILLSCGSTIQTLHLARNFYGSGARVVVFEFEGLFGLARFSTAVDKFYVVPRPTASNPDQYIAALCHIVKKERPSVYIPVCATSPAYYDSLARPHLEVLGCASFIPGVQETLQLDDCLQLFQRCEQQQMALPAHVVLTAPRQLQQIYESGFVGSYRNILMAAGMQGVLERHKYILPNRRAELKLNQHDISERQPWLVVRDQPGYHHYVTCTTVKDSRVVANVSCRVEHHTKNLIPVPRDDEAQIELWLRSFFAKVRFQRPINGHISFRLVKSPAHGGQFVPLGTRLGVALPYICHNRSHAQLLCRAMKCIHRRGLPEDELPNWSWSALERTTSTTALDKREALFAYWDPLPYCAYYHFQLPLKNVKLFLQRRNRSATKTLSPRITVPVH; translated from the coding sequence ATGTCCCAGACCCTGGACGATCTGCTGTTGCGCCAGGAGCACGCCCGGCAATTGCGCCAGGCCACGCGCTCCAAGTTCCGGCGCATCAATTCGCTGGATCTAATACCGGAGCATCCCAGCCAatcggaggaggaggaggacaaGGAATCCCAGACGGCCCACAAGCACTTTGTCACCCTGAGACGACAGCGGACGGCTGATGGCAATCTGCTGAGGCATCAGTTTCAGACGCAGTCGCCGCCACAACCCAATTTAGGCACACGGGTCCTGCTCTTCGGACCACAACTGCTGATGCGTCTGGTGCTGACCATCTTGAGATACGTCCTCTACATACCACTGTCCATTGCGGCGCCAAGCTTTTGGTTGTCCGCCCTGCTCTGGATCTTTTGGAAACTGCTGCGGGTACCCATTGCGTTGGTCAAGTGGCTACTGAGCGGCGAGGAGGAGCTGGGTGCAGTGCAGCGACAGAAGACCATACTCCTCAGCTGCGGCAGCACCATACAGACCCTACATTTGGCCAGGAACTTCTACGGATCCGGCGCCCGTGTGGTGGTCTTTGAGTTCGAGGGTTTGTTCGGATTGGCCAGATTTTCCACAGCGGTGGACAAATTCTATGTGGTGCCACGGCCAACGGCCAGTAATCCGGATCAGTACATAGCCGCCCTGTGCCACATCGTGAAGAAGGAACGACCCTCGGTCTATATACCCGTTTGTGCCACCAGTCCGGCATACTATGATTCCCTGGCCCGACCACATCTGGAGGTCCTGGGCTGTGCCAGTTTCATACCCGGCGTGCAGGAGACACTGCAGCTGGATGACTGCCTCCAGCTCTTTCAGAGATGCGAACAGCAACAGATGGCTCTGCCAGCCCATGTGGTGCTGACAGCTCCACGGCAATTGCAGCAGATCTACGAGAGCGGTTTCGTGGGCAGCTATAGGAACATACTCATGGCCGCAGGGATGCAGGGAGTCCTGGAGCGGCACAAGTACATACTGCCCAATAGGCGGGCGGAACTAAAGCTGAATCAGCACGATATCAGCGAGCGGCAACCGTGGCTAGTGGTAAGGGATCAGCCGGGCTATCACCACTATGTGACCTGCACCACCGTCAAGGATTCACGGGTGGTGGCCAATGTGAGTTGTCGGGTTGAGCATCATACCAAGAATCTGATCCCAGTGCCCAGGGACGATGAGGCGCAGATAGAACTCTGGTTGCGCTCCTTCTTTGCCAAGGTGCGCTTCCAGAGGCCCATCAATGGGCATATAAGCTTCCGCCTGGTCAAGAGCCCCGCCCATGGTGGTCAGTTCGTGCCTCTGGGCACGCGACTGGGCGTGGCCCTGCCCTACATATGCCACAATCGATCGCATGCCCAGTTGCTGTGCCGTGCGATGAAGTGCATCCACAGGCGGGGACTGCCCGAGGATGAACTGCCCAACTGGAGCTGGTCGGCGCTGGAGAGAACCACTTCGACGACGGCGCTGGACAAGCGGGAGGCATTGTTTGCCTACTGGGATCCACTACCCTATTGCGCATACTATCATTTCCAGCTGCCCCTGAAGAACGTGAAGCTGTTTTTGCAGCGCCGGAATCGCAGCGCGACCAAAACCTTATCGCCACGCATCACGGTGCCGGTTCATTGA